GGGGCTCTTCCCTGGGCGCGGCTTCAGCACCCCGCATTCCGGTCCCACCACGTCCCCACCCACCTggagaaggcggaggctgcactgAGTGCCATAAGTAGTCGAGAAAGGATGATTTTCAAGACATACCCTCCCTTTGCTTCCCCCCTTTCCAATTCTGCTTTGTCTTTTTCCTTGTTGTGGGTGCTGGCGAGGGAAAGCAGGCAAGGAAGTTGGTCCCAAGAAGGGAATGCTTTCACCTTGGGCGCCAAGAGGCACTGACGGGGTGTCAGAGCCTTCTGAGAGACCGATGAGACTTTGGCCCAAGGCCAGGAAGATGTCCTCAGATGTGGGCCGGAAGACTTGACAATGCGGGGTctccctcttttaaaaatatccatataATCAAAGCCTTTGTTGACTGGCCCGCTCCGGCCCCTCAGTCCTCCACGGATGCGCCCCAGGGCCCCAGCCCCGAGGTCCTTTTCCTAATATCCGCCCTTGCTCTCGCTCACTCTCCTCAGGTCGCCTGCTCCGCCCGCTCCCGCTCCCGGTCTCTGATTGCTCCTAACTCACGTCACTCCCGGTCTGTCCCCGCCCACTCGGTGCTGCCATTGGCAGTCGGGCGTGGGTACGCGGCTCCTGTGGGGAAGGGGGGAGCTATGGGAGGGGGCGGGAATTCCCGACTCTAGGCCGGAAGCGCGCGGAGACATGTAGTGAGACCCTCGCGAGGTGAGTGCGGGCTGTCTGGCTGCGGGGTCCAGGTCGGCTGCCCAGGCCTCCCCGGGCCCGGGAGCAGGAGTCCCAGCTCACGCATTCTTCATCTGCTTCCCGCGACGCTTGGCGGCCTCGCACCCCGCCTCCCGGAGCCCGGACTTTCAGGCACCGCCCTCAGTGTCGCCTCAGTCCGTCCCGGGACCGCAGACTCTTAGGGCCCCTCTCCTTGGCCATCTGCCTCTAGGTCTCATACTGGGATCTGAAGCGCTTGTTCTCTGCGCTGGGAAAAGGGGAACGATGGAGCGATCCAGCACCCAAACTTACCCTGTCCAGGTGGCCCATGAAGCTACCCATGACATCTCTGCACAGCCCCAGCCTTTTTGGCTTCACCCACTCCGTTCGGGAGTTGGGGACCTGGCCTTTACATTCCTTAGGGGAACTCCAGCTCCAGGTCCTATTTGGAGGCGGCTCCTAGCTTCCTAGTTTTCTGGGGGCACCAGGTGAAAGGGTGATGAGATATCCATACAGCCTTTCTCATGCCTCGGTTTCCCCCTTGCAGTCTCCCTGAATAAGTCACTTGGGAAAGAAAGTGTGAGAAGAGAGGAATGTTCCTGGTACAGGAGTAGATGAGTCACGCTGGGTTGGGGAAGGTCACAAAGTGGCTGGGGCCAGGGAGCTGCACTCTGCTGACCAAGCTTCCCCATTCCTTGCCCCATGTTCCCTTGCGTGATTTTTCCCAACCACTCTGGTCTGTCTTCCTAGGTCTGAGAGTCACTGGAGCTACCAGAAGCACCATGGGGCCCTGGGGAGAGCCAGAGCTCCTGGTGTGGCGCCCCGAGGCGGTAGCTTCAGAGCCTCCAGTGCCTGTGGGGCTGGAGGTGAAGTTGGGGGCCCTGGTGCTGCTGCTGGTGCTCACCCTCCTCTGCAGCCTGGTGCCCGTCTGTGTGCTGCGCCGGCCAGGAGCTAACCATGAAGGCTCAGGTAAGCCTCTCCTTTTCCCCACACTGCTATGAATGCTTGGCTTAGGGAGGGCTCTGGGGCTGGGGGGGAGTGAccaaaggagaagggaaaggcaAGGGTAGCCATTGTTTGGGTTGGGGTGGTGGGCCCTGGAGGGGGTTTGTTTGCTTATTCCCCTCTGTGCTTCACCCCTACCCAGCTTCCCGCCAGAAAGCCCTGAGCCTAGTAAGCTGTTTTGCGGGGGGCGTCTTTTTGGCCACCTGTCTCCTGGACCTGCTGCCTGACTACCTGGCTGCCATAGACGAGGCCCTGGCAGCCTTGCATGTGACGGTGAGCACTGGCCTGGGCATGTGACATGCGGGAGGGGAATCACACACCTCTAGGAGTGTTGGTTTGTGGAGACTGATTCATGTGCCACTCCATTACTGTGTGGAAGGCTTTTGGCATGTGGTATGAATTGTGATTTTTGGTTATGGGGCATAATTTTTTCTATGtgttccctcccccttccccattCCCTGTGTGACCCCTACATGCCCGTTGAGACAGTAAGACACTTTTTCTCAGGTGTGTGACTTGCTCCGTGGGTTCTCAGTTCTAGCTACCCGCAAGTGCTCCAAGAATCATCTTCACTCTCTCACCACTTTCCTAAAGGGCTGGAGATAGAGGTCTCTGTAGGCCTGAGAAGGATAGGAGGCAATTCCCTGGGTCTTGGTGTTGCTGACCTTTTTAGGCTTTGGCCCAAGGAAGTGGGCTGTGAGGAATGATCAAGTCCATGGCATAGGACTTGGTTTATTATAGGGAAAACTGAGGCCGTTGGATAGTGGGGCTGGAAAGTCATCCTgggctctttccttttttcctctaaaaCTGAGGAAGTAACGCTGGATGtatccctctgtgtgtctgtgactGAGTGACCTGTGTTTCCGTGTGACTGCATATAAGCCTGAATGTCCTGTGATATGTGGCTCTATGTATAAGTATTTGGGGAGGTGGGCAATGTGTGACCTTTTCATGTATGTCTACATCAGTGACTCTCAACTAGGAGTGTGGCTTTGCCCCTCAGGAAACATTTGGTAATGTCTGGGGATATTTTTAGTTGTCACAATGGGGAGGGGGATGGAGGGAACATTGTGCCTGCTATTGGCATCTGGTAGGTAGAGATCAGAAATGCTGTTAAACAATCTACAGTGCATAAGACAGCTCCCatgacaaagaattatctggcccaaaatgtttttgtttatttgtttttgttttgttttgttttgtttttgagaaagagtcttgctttgttgcccaggctggagtgcagtggcacaatctcgactcactgcaacctctgcctcctgggttcaagtgattctccgggctcagactcccgagtagctgggattacaggcatccaccaccacaccctgctaatttttgtatttttagtagagacagggtttcaccatgttggccaggctggtctcaaactcctgacctcaagtgatcttcccgctttggtctcccaaagtgctgggattataggcatgagccaccgcccctggccccaaaatgttaatagttcCAAAGCTGAGAAACTTTGGTCTGCATGTAACACTGTGAGTGACACCATAATCTGCGTGTATATATCATTCTGTGTCAGTGTTACCAATTCACTCTTTGTGTGACTGAGAGTAGCCCTGTGTCTATGCAGACCCTAGGTCTGTGTAACTGGGCTTTCACCAGATTTTGCATCTCACTCTTCCTTCCCTGAACATTTTGCTGCT
This portion of the Pongo abelii isolate AG06213 chromosome 1, NHGRI_mPonAbe1-v2.0_pri, whole genome shotgun sequence genome encodes:
- the SLC39A1 gene encoding zinc transporter ZIP1 isoform X3 produces the protein MGPWGEPELLVWRPEAVASEPPVPVGLEVKLGALVLLLVLTLLCSLVPVCVLRRPGANHEGSAPVPAARVHPGHGLLPGPGDGADHTGLQGAVRAVTSGGNKGSAGNSEWWAAALA